From the Daucus carota subsp. sativus chromosome 8, DH1 v3.0, whole genome shotgun sequence genome, one window contains:
- the LOC108197205 gene encoding 2-hydroxy-palmitic acid dioxygenase mpo1-like yields the protein MRSHGLFDLEKHFAFYGAYHSNKVNILIHMLFVWPIFCTAILFLNFTPSFFNLPMIHLSLFGIDFPLIMNFGFLVTLIYSLFYIFLDVKAGSLAAFLCVLCWVFSSLLAQLLGFSLAWKVVLVVQLVCWTGQFIGHGVFEKRAPALLDNLLQAFLLAPFFVLLEALQNCTGYEPYPGFHHTVKSKIEADIDEWKNKKQNLLS from the exons ATGAGAAGTCATGGATTGTTTGATCTTGAAAAGCACTTTGCTTTCTATGGAGCTTATCATAGCAACAAAGTCAATATACTGATACATATGTTGTTTGTTTGGCCAATCTTTTGTACTGCTATTCTTTTCCTTAATTTCACACCATCTTTCTTTAATCTTCCCATGATCCATTTATCTCTATTTGGGATTGATTTTCCATTGATTATGAATTTTGGGTTCTTGGTTACACTCATTTATTCCCTGTTTTATATCTTCTTGGATGTAAAAGCTGGGTCTTTAGCTGCCTTTCTCTGTGTTTTATGTTGGGTTTTTAGCAGTTTATTGGCTCAGCTTCTTGGGTTTTCACTGGCTTGGAAG GTGGTTCTGGTAGTTCAGTTAGTTTGTTGGACTGGACAATTTATTGGCCATGGTGTATTTGAG AAGAGAGCACCAGCTCTTTTAGATAATCTTTTGCAAGCTTTTTTATTGGCTCCGTTCTTTGTTCTTTTGGAG GCTCTGCAGAACTGTACCGGTTATGAACCTTATCCAGGATTCCACCATACAGTTAAGTCTAAGATAGAAGCAGACATTGATGAATGGAAAAACAAGAAGCAAAACTTGCTTTCATAG
- the LOC108197204 gene encoding cytochrome P450 704B1: MKDQLSFSAFTRDESNMGMIMVVASMILSWLFIYRWNQRTKKGPKTWPLVGAAIEQLMTYDTMHDWLVKYLEESRTVVVPMPFTTYTYIADPANVEHVLKTNFANYPKGDVYHSYMEVLLGDGIFNVDGELWRKQRKTASFEFASKNLRDFSTLVFREYSLKLSDILSQACFQNQEVDLQELLMRMTLDSICKVGFGVEIGTLAPHLPENRFALAFDTANITVTLRFIDPLWKVKKFLNVGSEAVLDKSIKIIDDFTYSVIRRRRAEIEAEKINKMDKVKNDILSRFIELGKDPENNMTEKSLRDVVLNFVIAGRDTTATTLTWAIYMIMTHDKVAEKLHLDLKAFEEERAKEECVSLQSYETNDPASLSQRLKQYAGLMNYDSLGKLHYLHAVITETLRLYPAVPQDPKGILEDDILPDGTKVKAGGMVTYVPYSMGRMEYNWGPDAASFKPERWLKDGIFQSASPFKFTAFQAGPRICLGKDSAYLQMKMAVAILCRFFKFELVPDHPVKYRMMTILSMAHGLKVTLAIRP; the protein is encoded by the exons ATGAAAGATCAGCTGAGCTTTTCAGCTTTTACAAGAGATGAATCCAACATGGGAATGATAATGGTAGTAGCTTCCATGATTTTGTCATGGCTTTTCATCTACAGATGGAACCAGAGAACGAAAAAAGGCCCAAAAACATGGCCATTGGTGGGAGCTGCCATCGAACAACTGATGACTTATGATACAATGCATGATTGGCTAGTAAAATATCTTGAAGAGTCAAGAACTGTGGTGGTGCCGATGCCATTTACAACATATACTTACATTGCTGATCCTGCCAACGTCGAACATGTGCTGAAGACAAATTTTGCTAATTACCCGAAG GGTGATGTATACCACTCATACATGGAAGTATTGCTTGGAGATGGTATATTTAATGTAGATGGAGAGCTTTGGAGGAAACAGAGGAAGACAGCAAGCTTTGAATTTGCTTCTAAGAACTTGAGAGATTTCAGCACACTAGTTTTCAGAGAATATAGCCTCAAACTCTCTGATATTCTGAGTCAAGCATGTTTTCAGAATCAAGAAGTAGACTTGCAG GAATTATTAATGAGGATGACTTTGGACTCCATCTGCAAGGTGGGATTTGGTGTTGAAATTGGAACACTAGCTCCTCATCTACCAGAAAACCGTTTTGCGCTGGCATTTGACACTGCAAACATAACTGTTACCCTACGATTTATAGATCCTTTATGGAAAGTGAAGAAGTTCCTCAATGTGGGCTCAGAAGCTGTTTTAGACAAGAGCATTAAAATCATAGATGATTTTACTTATTCGGTTATCCGCAGGAGAAGGGCGGAAATAGAAGCTGAAAAGATTAATAAAATGGACAAG GTAAAGAACGATATACTGTCGAGGTTCATTGAACTAGGAAAAGACCCTGAAAATAACATGACTGAGAAAAGCCTCAGAGATGTTGTCCTGAACTTTGTTATTGCTGGAAGAGACACCACTGCCACAACTCTGACCTGGGCAATATACATGATCATGACACATGATAAAGTAGCAGAGAAGCTACACTTAGATCTCAAAGCTTTTGAAGAAGAGCGGGCTAAAGAAGAGTGTGTGTCATTACAATCTTATGAGACAAATGACCCTGCATCTCTCAGTCAGAGACTGAAGCAATATGCAGGACTCATGAATTATGACTCACTAGGAAAGCTACACTACTTGCATGCAGTGATCACAGAAACACTTCGACTGTACCCTGCGGTCCCTCAG GATCCAAAGGGTATCTTAGAGGATGATATATTGCCTGATGGAACCAAAGTAAAAGCAGGAGGAATGGTGACTTACGTGCCATATTCCATGGGTAGAATGGAGTACAACTGGGGTCCTGATGCAGCTTCATTTAAACCTGAGAGATGGCTCAAAGATGGGATTTTCCAAAGTGCATCTCCATTCAAGTTCACTGCATTCCAG GCTGGTCCGAGGATTTGCCTAGGAAAGGACTCCGCATATCTCCAAATGAAGATGGCAGTGGCGATTTTGTGTAgatttttcaaatttgaattggTACCCGATCATCCAGTGAAGTACAGAATGATGACAATATTATCAATGGCACACGGGCTAAAAGTAACATTAGCTATACGCCCTTAA